Proteins encoded in a region of the Pelotomaculum isophthalicicum JI genome:
- a CDS encoding metal-sensitive transcriptional regulator, translated as MNDIEKRPCSSCLSANGEKIRSWRDEKTVQELTNRLNRIEGQIRGIKRMIEEGVYCDDILNQISSAQSALNGVAKLLLEKHMRFCIKEQIIAGDDKVIDELMNTIFRMMNK; from the coding sequence AATGATATTGAGAAAAGGCCTTGCTCCAGTTGCCTAAGCGCAAACGGAGAAAAAATCAGAAGCTGGCGTGATGAAAAAACCGTGCAGGAACTTACCAATCGCCTCAATCGTATTGAAGGTCAAATAAGGGGGATCAAGCGAATGATTGAGGAAGGTGTTTACTGCGACGACATATTAAACCAGATATCTTCCGCCCAGTCGGCATTAAACGGTGTTGCTAAACTGCTTTTAGAAAAGCATATGAGATTCTGCATAAAAGAGCAAATCATAGCCGGCGACGATAAGGTTATTGATGAGTTGATGAATACTATTTTCAGGATGATGAACAAATAA